In a genomic window of Scomber japonicus isolate fScoJap1 chromosome 17, fScoJap1.pri, whole genome shotgun sequence:
- the LOC128376900 gene encoding general transcription factor II-I repeat domain-containing protein 2: MSLSKGKRKVDDEHRQFQERWTSQYFFREFGGNGICLICKEKVAVLKEYNLKRHYTTKHGEQYDKYSRDDRKRRAEQLQKGLLSQQELFHKAAKDADAALEASYVVSELIAKAGKPFTEGQFLKDCMLRVADILCPEKKSLFNNFSLSANTVAERINGLSGNIYEQLRDKAKRFTAFSVALDESTDATDKAQLAIFIRGVDDRFEVTEELLSVCPMHGHTKAKDIFQQLCDAMERLGLPWNRLVGITTDGAPSMTGKKNGLVALVQRKLEEENSDPAIALHCIIHQHALSSKCLKFEHVMSVVVKCVNYIKSRGLQHRQFRAFLEEIEASYGDVLYFTEVRWLSRGNVLRRFFELRAEIKKFMEDGRLDVRELDDPKWVMDLAFLVDITQQLNILNLKLQGPGQLITTAYDSVKAFCTKLRLWKAQLSAKNLCHFSACRSLAEEGTVFEGDEYVSAIENLQQEFDERFADFKAHSDTFQLFADPFSADVESVPSMLQTELIDLQCNSELKTKFREAQGKADKTGEFLRELPPSFPELSRVFSHVMCLFGSTYVCEKLFSAMNFNKSKYRTRLTDAHLESVLRVSTATSISVNVAQLCEQKRSQVSSKK; the protein is encoded by the coding sequence ATGTCGCTCTCCAAAGGCAAGAGAAAAGTGGATGACGAACACAGACAATTCCAAGAAAGGTGGACGTCACAGTATTTTTTTCGTGAGTTCGGTGGAAATGGCATTTGCCTAATATGTAAAGAGAAAGTTGCCGTTCTGAAGGAATATAATCTCAAGCGACATTACACGACTAAACACGGAGAGCAGTATGATAAATACAGCAGAGACGACAGGAAAAGGCGAGCCGAGCAGCTACAAAAAGGACTGTTATCCCAGCAAGAACTGTTCCACAAAGCTGCTAAGGATGCAGATGCTGCCCTGGAAGCAAGTTACGTGGTCAGCGAATTAATCGCGAAGGCGGGAAAGCCATTCACTGAGGGTCAGTTTCTGAAGGACTGCATGCTACGAGTTGCTGATATTCTGTGTCCCGAAAAGAAAAGCCTGTTCAACAACTTTTCGTTGTCGGCAAATACTGTGGCAGAGCGGATTAATGGACTTTCAGGTAATATCTATGAACAGTTACGGGACAAAGCAAAACGCTTCACTGCATTCTCTGTGGCACTTGACGAAAGTACCGATGCAACCGACAAAGCTCAGCTTGCAATTTTCATCAGGGGAGTGGATGACAGGTTTGAAGTGACAGAAGAGTTGCTGAGTGTGTGTCCGATGCATGGCCACACTAAAGCGAAAGATATATTTCAGCAACTGTGTGACGCAATGGAGCGGCTTGGTCTGCCCTGGAACAGATTGGTGGGAATTACAACCGACGGCGCACCGTCGATGACCGGGAAAAAAAACGGACTGGTTGCGCTGGTTCAGAGAAAGTTAGAGGAGGAGAACTCAGACCCAGCGATCGCCCTGCACTGCATCATACACCAGCACGCGCTGTCCAGCAAATGTTTGAAATTTGAACACGTCATGTCTGTCGTCGTCAAGTGTGTGAATTACATCAAGTCCAGAGGATTACAGCACCGCCAGTTCCGGGCTTTTTTGGAAGAAATCGAAGCATCGTATGgtgatgtactgtattttaCTGAGGTTCGCTGGCTCAGCAGAGGGAATGTGCTGAGGAGATTTTTTGAGCTAAGAGCTGAAATTAAGAAATTCATGGAGGACGGCAGACTGGATGTTCGTGAACTAGATGATCCAAAGTGGGTAATGGATCTGGCATTCCTTGTGGATATAACACAACAACTAAACATCCTGAACTTAAAGCTGCAGGGTCCTGGTCAGCTCATCACAACAGCCTATGACAGCGTGAAGGCCTTCTGCACAAAACTGAGACTGTGGAAAGCTCAACTGTCTGCAAAAAACCTCTGCCATTTCTCTGCATGCAGATCATTGGCAGAAGAGGGAACAGTATTCGAAGGTGATGAATATGTCTCTGCTATTGAAAACCTGCAGCAAGAGTTTGATGAGCGATTTGCAGATTTCAAGGCTCACAGTGACACTTTCCAGCTGTTTGCAGACCCCTTCTCAGCTGACGTGGAGAGTGTCCCCAGCATGTTGCAAACTGAACTTATTGACTTACAGTGCAACAGTGAGCTGAAAACTAAATTCAGAGAGGCACAGGGAAAAGCAGACAAGACTGGTGAGTTCCTCAGAGAGCTGCCCCCATCATTCCCAGAGCTGTCCAGAGTTTTCAGTCATGTTATGTGTCTTTTTGGAAgcacatatgtgtgtgagaaactgTTCTCTGCAATGAACTTTAATAAAAGCAAGTACAGAACGAGGCTTACAGATGCCCATCTTGAGTCTGTACTCAGAGTTTCGACTGCAACGTCCATCAGCGTAAATGTAGCTCAGCTCTGTGAACAAAAGCGCTCGCAGGTATCCAGCAAGAAATAA